The genomic region CACCCCGTTCGCTCGACGAGATTGCGGGCGTCTCCCGTGTCGAGAAAGACGAAATCGCTCGTACATACCGCTACGTCGTCCGCGAACTCAGCCTCGAAATACAGCCGGCTGACCCCGAGAGCTACGTCCCGCGGTTCGCGTCGGATCTCGACCTCTCGGAGGAGGTCGAACGGCGCGCCCGCCAGCTCCTCCAGAACGCCAAGCAAGAGGGTGTCCACTCCGGGAAGTCACCAGTCGGCCTCGCCGCCGCCGCCGTCTACGCTGCCTCGCTGCTCACCAACGAGAAGGTGACCCAGAGTCAGGTCAGCGAAGTCGCCAACATCTCCGAGGTCACCATCCGCAACCGCTACCACGAACTGCTGGAAGCAGAGGACAACATCCACCCCTAACTGGTATCGTAACCTAAACCACCGACTGTACCGTTCAGTCGGTATGGAGACCACTCGGCATTTTGTCGCGACAGTCTACGCCGTCAGCGACGGTCGCGTCGCGTTGCACGAACACGATAAACTGGATATGTGGCTGCCCGCCGGCGGCCACATCGACCGCGACGAACTGCCCCACGAGGCCGCGCTCCGCGAGACACGCGAGGAACTGGGCCTCGACGTTGACCTGATCGCTCCACAGCAGGACATCGAGAGCGAGACGGTCCGTTCCATCCCACAGCCACAGCACTTCCTGCTCGAAGACATCAACGTCAACGCCGAGGGCGAGGTCGGCCACCAGCACATCGATTTCATTTTCTACGGCCGGGCAGAGAGCCGCAACATCACACCGGGGACGGGCGAACAACCGGCCGACGACTGGGAATGGTTCTCTGTTGACGACTTACAGAAGAGCGAGGAACTCCCTGCAGATGTCGTCGAGGTCGGCCAGCAAGCAATCAATGCTGTCGAAGAGTGACTTACGCCTCAGCGACGCCCCAGTCGATGTTGGCCCAGAGCCGTTCCCACACGTAGTACAGGGCCGTCTTAGCGATGGCCGCCGAAAGCCCGATTTTCGCAGACGAACCGATTTCACCGGTAAACAGGAAGGCGATACCGAACACGACGCTGGTCGCGAACAGTCGGTAGCTCACGGCTTTGGCGACTGACCGCCGGTGTTGCGTCATTATCGTTCACCCCACTGTACTGGCGGAGATTCGATAGGGTGGCGTCCAACCCGCATACTTGTCATTCAAAATTAACTATCTGGGCCAGCCACTAAAGTATAATTACATATCATTACTTCTCGGTAACGACTTCGGTGACGGCGTCTGGGTCAGTCCGCGAGCGATTCGACGTACTGCGTGACGTGATCGTCCATCCGGCGCTTGTAGCCGGCCTGTCGGGCTAGACGGTCGAGTTCCCGAGCGGCCAGCGAGCCGTACTGGGCGGCCTTCTTGTCCCGGTCCGCAATCTCGTCCGGGAGCGAGTCCCGGGCCGCCGCCCGGAGCGCGACCTTGCGCGTCTCGCCGTCGACGAGCAGGTCGCCGTCCAGTCGAAGCGCGGCGTCGACGACGCGGTCGTGCAACAGCGGCGTCACAGGCTCGACGCCGGCGGCCCGCAGTGCAAGCACGTCCCGCTCTAACTGGTCGGGGAGCGAAGCGACGACCTCTCGCTGGGCTCCGCGGACGGTGTCGGCCTCCACACGGGGGTCTT from Haloarcula sp. H-GB4 harbors:
- a CDS encoding NUDIX hydrolase; protein product: METTRHFVATVYAVSDGRVALHEHDKLDMWLPAGGHIDRDELPHEAALRETREELGLDVDLIAPQQDIESETVRSIPQPQHFLLEDINVNAEGEVGHQHIDFIFYGRAESRNITPGTGEQPADDWEWFSVDDLQKSEELPADVVEVGQQAINAVEE
- a CDS encoding DUF2061 domain-containing protein, coding for MTQHRRSVAKAVSYRLFATSVVFGIAFLFTGEIGSSAKIGLSAAIAKTALYYVWERLWANIDWGVAEA